ACATACCCAAGACACCTCGCTTGTCAGCAACATGCCTGCGGATCCTCCCAAACCCACCCTCGCCCCAACTATCTCCCCATGAGTTCTTGAAGCGCCAATACTTAACGCCGCTGGGATCCGTGCCATAACCAACAATCAAGACATTATGCATGTTAGTTCTTGTTGGCAAGGCTTCATAGTCCATGATGCCCCCTTTGTAATTATCAAGATAAATTGTGCCCTGTAAACTGACAATCACGGGCTGCCTCGCTACTGCTTTCTCTAGAGCCTCCTCGGTCCAGTAGACAAACCGAAAGCCTGATATCCTTGCTGCTACTGATTTGTCCTTCTTGCAAATACCTCTCCGAGCCCGGTATGGGTAGGAGGATTCGCTCGAGAGTCCATTCCTTTGTATATACCGGAGAGCGCGAAGAGAGAAACCACCCCAGCAGCCACTGTTGCTGTAATCACAGTCAATGAGCTCTTGAACTGACAGGGAGATCTTCTGCGAGGTTTTCAGGATGTGTATTGCTTCCACTGAGGCTGCAGCCGCCATCGCCCAACAACAGCCTACGACAAATATAAGTGTTGTTCTTTTTTGTGAATAGACAAATATACAAGTTAAGGTGGTGTAAAGGGATCATGTGCTAGAATGCAAATATAAATTGGCCTTGTCAACTGCGATGCATAATTAAGCTACACCTGCACGCAGCTAGGAATAAACCAGGATCTACTATGGAACAATTTAAAACCAAACACATGCTGCAACAGAAAATAAGCTCGAGACACTACGTACCACAACTTTTTTGGTTCCTCACAACCGGAGAGACAACACCAGCTTCGACCCAGTCAATCCTCGACGGGCGGGTGGACTTCTCAGCATGCTCTTCAACCttcttcatataccaaagtccaaGACCAACGCAGCATGCAGGTATTGTCATCACGGACGTCCTGGGGTCCCTGGAAAACGATGGAACACACTGTAATCACAACCCTTCAAAGCAGGCCGTCGAGAAACTTTCTTAGCATTCACTCAGGAGTATGATTTGACAACAAATGAAGAAATCTTCGGCGCGCCAGGCATTAAGAACATTGCAACACGATTTATGACTGCATGTCGGTTGCGGATAAATTCCAACTACAAATATTTTTTCGAAGGAATTTCATCAAGAAAGCAGGGTGCTCCCGCGATTTCATAAAGAAGAATATAGTTGGCTCGGTTTATAAGGAAAACTACGCCAAAAACCGTACAGGTGATTATAATTGATTAAGGGACGATCAGGCAAAAAACTCGACCACGAGcaaaaaaaatagaaaaggaaaaaggaaacaATAAAGCTGCCGCCAGCCATCTCGACCTCCCACCTACTCTCCTCTACCCCAAGAGGAGTGAGCAGGATCTGCGGAGACGTCTTCAAGAAGGAAAAACGACATCTGCAGGCGCCGTCGCCGCTGGCATCGATACCCGTCAACTAGTAAAGCTTTCGCCCAGAAACCGCCCACGACTCCCCACCGAAACCTATAAAAGGGCCCGACCACATCAACAACCACCACGACAACCCAAGAATTGACCAGACACATACTAGTGGAGAGGAGGAACTCTTCAACGAGAACTCCCAAGGAAGATGGTGCCACCGTGCTATCATCGCGTTAGCCGATCCCCATAAAATACAAGGCTTTCGCCCAGATCTCTATGCCCCTCCACCTCACCAAGCCCCGGGGAAGGGGCCCAACCATTGCCAGTGGTAACCGAATCATGGCTCCCACCCAACGGGCAGCGGTAGACCATGCCTGCCGGATCCGAGAGTACACCAGTACCAAGGCCCACACTCCGCAGCCACCAACCACCAGGCCCTCCGTGCCACCACAGGTTTTGAGGGGTTTCAAAAGGTTGATGCATGCACATTGAGTTCATAAGCATTAACATATTTTAAAAAATCTACATCTGCTCCCAAAATCGCCTTGTCATGCTACAAACTTGAACAGTGTCGTATGCCGCAGGAAACTCATATGAGTACCATATTCTAGTATCTTGCTGAAAGGAAGAAACATGGTGCATGCATCTTTACTTTGCCAACCATAAGATATTAACCTGAATGACCTGACGCAATGTTAACAGACTCGTTTACCTGCTAAAGAAGCCAACGCGACGGCCAGAAGTATCCCCAAGATTCCTCTTAGACTGCAATTTGAGCGCGAGAAAAGGTTCAGTTTTGTCTTATCACGCACACGCACTAACAGGAGTGCGAATTAAGCGAGAGGCGTACGTGTAGGTGTCGCAGCCTAGGTCCGGCCGGCGTCGAGCCCGACGGCGCGCCGGCCGCCGCGGACCGGCGCAGCAGGGTCCTCCCCACCGTGCCAAAGCCAAACGCCCGACGAAACATGCATGCCGAGGAGCACTGCAGGAGGAGGATTGGGCCGATCGAACCGGAACACACGATCCGCCGTGCTCGAGTAGGACTCCCTCTATTTAACGCTCGATGCGTCAAATAGATGGGTTAACGCACAGGAGACCCTCCGTGGCCCGGCAGCTATCTTGTTGGATACAACTACAAATCCTACGTCAACTTTTCACCACGACAAATCAAAAGTTTTAGGTGACAATTTATGTTTCCCGAACAACCGAGAGTCTCTATGTGCCGCGCGTGTGCGTCAAAACAAGCCAGCTTCGCTGAAGGCTGGGGCGGGTCTGGGCTGGCCCATTTGGAGTAACAAGCTTGTGACACGTAAAAAGATCGCAAAAGCTATGAGAAAAGTGGGAATCGAACTCGCGAGCTACTTCTCGTTAAACAGAGACGCTATCCAGTTAAGCTAATGACTTCTAGTGCTAGATTAACCGTGCGAGCGTTTAACTATGGAACTTCTATTGAAAAACAATCAAAACAAAGTACACATTAATCATTTTGTAATATCCATTGATCATTTCGTAAATATATGTTGAAAATTTTCTTATTATACGATGAACATTTTGAAGAATACATGATGAACTTTTTGTATTATACTCATATGATAAACATTTTTGAGAAAAATAAGAATATATGCATTGAACAATTTTCTAAAAAAATGcaatgaacatttttgtaatatatgTTGAACAATTCTCGAATACACATCGAACATTTGTGTGATATACACTGAACAAATTTCGAAAACATAGTGAACATTTATATTTGGTGAACAATTACTAATATacgatgaacatttttataaataGAGGAAAAAcaagcaaaatgaaaaaaaaaaagagaaacagAAACAGCAAAAAAACAGAACAAAAGAAGAAACACGAAAGCGACTCTGGGCCGGCCCAAAGTGGGGCGTGGGGTGGTCGCCCTTCAGCGAAGCGATGCCCTTTTGACGCTCACGAGCGTCAAATAGGAATTACCCCCTCAACCCCCCACAAGAAAAAATATGCTTGCCTAGGATGGCAAATTTAGTTGGTAAGCATGGCAAATCCGCCTAAATTCATTTTTTGCCAGAAAATTACCATGGTTGTAAACTAAATTTGTCATTCTCGCACCAACATAAATTGTCATAAAAAATGTTAGATTTGTCATGCTTAAAAATCTGACATCAGTTTTACTCACGTCTGCGTTTCACTTCGGTTTTATTTTTATAATGGACGGAATATTTTTGTAAAATCTGAATATTTATCAATCACACGAATATTTCATTGTAAAGTATGtttacattttctaaattatatGAGCATCCTAATGGCCAGTTATTTTTGAAAGATTGCACGAAGGAATTTTGATATGcgtaaaaaaattcaaaatagCATTAATAAACATTTATTCAATATGTCCATCATCTATTAAAGAAATCTTCACCATATACTTAAAAAATGTTTGCCGCGTGTTTTAAAACATTCACCGAGTATCTGAAGAAAAATCATGTATACGAAATAATGTTCACCAAGTATTTATGAGATTTTTCTAAATTATATGAGCATTTTTGGAAAAACAAATAGGTGAACATATTTTTAGAATTGGTCACCTTGTTTAAAATTGTTCATCATTTATTATAAAAAATCTCCGGTCAAAAAATATGAATTTTAAAATAATTAATAAAAAATTTATTGTATATTTTTTAAAATATTGAATTTAAAATATGTTCATGTAATTTTATAAAAAACACGGAATTAAAAAACATGATTTTCTAAATGTTCACATTTTTAAGA
This genomic window from Aegilops tauschii subsp. strangulata cultivar AL8/78 chromosome 4, Aet v6.0, whole genome shotgun sequence contains:
- the LOC109762615 gene encoding ervatamin-B-like → MIAQSSVGLSPLATSHPRLELSLTCSCPVSTLSDRASKRNLGDTSGRRVGFFSRDPRTSVMTIPACCVGLGLWYMKKVEEHAEKSTRPSRIDWVEAGVVSPVVRNQKSCASVEAIHILKTSQKISLSVQELIDCDYSNSGCWGGFSLRALRYIQRNGLSSESSYPYRARRGICKKDKSVAARISGFRFVYWTEEALEKAVARQPVIVSLQGTIYLDNYKGGIMDYEALPTRTNMHNVLIVGYGTDPSGVKYWRFKNSWGDSWGEGGFGRIRRHVADKRGVLGMFMEPGLYPVLNI